One Salmo trutta chromosome 12, fSalTru1.1, whole genome shotgun sequence genomic region harbors:
- the LOC115203326 gene encoding electron transfer flavoprotein subunit alpha, mitochondrial — protein sequence MFTAINRRSLGQLPCLAQRFHSTLVIAEHNNNQLTPITLKAITAASKVGGEVTRLVAGTNCAKVADQIRKVQGVKKILVAQHDCYKGLLPEELTPLILATQKQFNFTHICAGASAFGKNLLPRVSAKLDVATLSDITEVKSQDTFVRTIYAGNALATVKCNEEVKVFTVRGTSFEPAAVERGSAATEQVASPSPAGMSEWLEQSLTKSDRPELTSAKVVVSGGRGLKSGENFKLLYDLADKMGAAVGASRAAVDAGYVPNDTQVGQTGKIVAPELYIAVGISGAIQHLAGMKDSKIIVAINKDPEAPIFQVADYGLVEDLFKAVPEMTAALKK from the exons ATGTTTACAGCAATAAACAGAAGAAGTTTGGGACAATTG CCCTGTCTGGCCCAGAGGTTTCACAGTACTCTGGTAATAGCAGagcacaacaacaaccagctcaCACCCATCACACTGAAGGCCATTACAGCTGCCAGCAAGGTGGGAGGAGAGGTCACCCGCCTGGTGGCTGGAACCAACTGTGCCAAG GTTGCAGACCAGATCAGGAAAGTCCAGGGGGTCAAGAAGATTCTAGTGGCTCAACATGACTGCTACAAAGGACTGTTACCAG AGGAATTGACTCCTTTGATTCTTGCTACCCAGAAACAGTTCAACTTCACACACATCTGTGCAGGAGCTTCTGCTTTTGGGAAG AATCTCCTTCCCAGAGTGTCAGCCAAGCTGGATGTTGCAACTCTCTCTGACATCACCGAGGTCAAATCTCAAGACACCTTCGTTAGAACAATTTACGCTG GTAATGCCCTGGCCACAGTGAAGTGCAATGAGGAAGTCAAGGTGTTCACAGTGAGGGGAACTTCCTTTGAACCTGCTGCTGTGGAGCGAGGCAGTGCTGCTACTGAACAGG TTGCCTCACCCTCTCCTGCGGGGATGTCAGAATGGCTTGAGCAGAGCCTGACCAAGAGCGATCGACCAGAGCTCACTAGTGCCAAAGTGGTGGTGTCCGGAG GACGAGGGCTGAAGAGCGGTGAGAACTTCAAACTGCTGTACGACCTCGCTGACAAAATGGGCGCTGCAG TGGGGGCTTCCAGAGCTGCTGTGGATGCTGGCTACGTCCCCAATGACACGCAGGTTGGCCAGACTGGCAAGATTGTAGCACCT GAACTCTACATCGCAGTGGGCATCTCTGGAGCTATTCAGCACCTGGCTGGGATGAAGGACAGCAAG ATAATCGTTGCCATCAACAAAGATCCAGAGGCACCTATTTTCCAGGTAGCTGACTACGGTTTGGTGGAGGATCTCTTCAAG GCTGTTCCTGAGATGACTGCAGCATTGAAGAAGTGA